A region from the Variovorax sp. V93 genome encodes:
- a CDS encoding glutaredoxin family protein, with amino-acid sequence MHSIHQKSSLHRLSGFALLLIAAGAMAQPIYRNVDKNGKVTFSDRAPTASTEPAAAPQAGITPPANAGLPYELRQVAQRYPVTLYSSEECAPCGTARSLLVTRGIPFEERTVKSSQDVEALQRLSNQASLPLLTIGSQQLKGYSDAEWSRYLDAAGYPKSNSLPAGYRNPPARPLVALQPAPAASEPAPVAQPAPQPPTPAPSGPSPSNPAGIKF; translated from the coding sequence ATGCATTCGATCCACCAGAAATCCTCCTTGCATCGCCTGTCCGGCTTCGCCCTGCTGCTGATCGCCGCAGGGGCAATGGCCCAGCCGATCTACCGCAACGTCGACAAGAACGGCAAGGTCACCTTCTCGGACCGCGCGCCCACCGCAAGCACGGAACCGGCCGCGGCCCCGCAGGCCGGCATCACGCCTCCCGCCAATGCCGGGCTGCCCTACGAATTGCGGCAAGTGGCGCAGCGCTATCCCGTGACGCTCTACAGCAGCGAGGAATGCGCGCCCTGTGGCACCGCCCGTTCGCTGCTCGTCACGCGCGGCATTCCGTTCGAGGAGCGCACCGTCAAGAGCAGCCAGGATGTGGAGGCATTGCAGCGCTTGAGCAACCAGGCCTCGCTGCCGCTGCTGACGATCGGCTCGCAGCAGCTCAAGGGCTACTCGGACGCCGAATGGTCGCGTTACCTCGACGCCGCGGGCTATCCGAAGAGCAACAGCCTGCCCGCGGGCTACCGCAATCCGCCGGCGCGGCCGCTGGTCGCGCTGCAGCCGGCGCCCGCCGCATCCGAGCCCGCGCCCGTTGCGCAGCCAGCGCCACAACCGCCCACGCCCGCCCCGAGCGGTCCGAGCCCGAGCAATCCGGCAGGCATCAAGTTCTGA
- a CDS encoding response regulator transcription factor translates to MSLIPKKGTVYVVDDDEAVRDSLQWLLEGKDYRVRCFDSAESFLSRYDPREVACLIVDIRMAGMTGLELQDRLIERRSPLPIVVITGHGDVPMAVDSMKKGAMDFIQKPFNDEELVTLVERMLEHARGAFTQHQQSASRDALLSKLTGREAQVLERIVAGRLNKQIADDLGISIKTVEAHRANIMEKLNANTVADLLKIALGQAAPAAKA, encoded by the coding sequence ATGAGTTTGATTCCGAAGAAGGGCACTGTCTATGTCGTCGACGACGACGAAGCCGTGCGAGATTCGCTGCAATGGCTGCTCGAAGGCAAGGACTACAGGGTTCGCTGCTTCGATTCGGCCGAGTCCTTCCTCTCCCGATACGACCCGCGCGAAGTCGCCTGTCTGATCGTCGACATCCGCATGGCCGGCATGACCGGCCTCGAGCTGCAGGACCGGCTGATCGAACGGCGTTCCCCGCTGCCCATCGTGGTGATCACCGGCCACGGCGACGTGCCGATGGCGGTCGACAGCATGAAAAAAGGCGCCATGGATTTCATCCAGAAGCCTTTCAACGACGAAGAGCTCGTCACGCTGGTCGAGCGCATGCTCGAGCACGCGCGCGGCGCCTTCACCCAGCACCAGCAGTCGGCCAGCCGCGACGCGCTGCTGTCCAAGCTCACCGGCCGCGAGGCCCAGGTGCTCGAGCGCATCGTCGCCGGCCGCCTGAACAAGCAGATTGCCGACGACCTGGGCATCAGCATCAAGACGGTCGAGGCGCACCGCGCCAACATCATGGAAAAGCTCAACGCCAACACCGTGGCCGATCTGCTCAAGATCGCGCTCGGGCAGGCGGCGCCGGCCGCCAAAGCCTAG
- the folD gene encoding bifunctional methylenetetrahydrofolate dehydrogenase/methenyltetrahydrofolate cyclohydrolase FolD yields the protein MTAQLIDGNALAKTIRAEVAGRTAALKAKGVDPALSIILVGSDPASQVYTKHKVNDSTETGLAATLETYPADMSEAALLDRIRALNDDPKVHGILVQLPLPKHMDSQKVIETISPAKDVDGFHVASAGALMTGAPGFWPCTPYGCMKMLESIGYDLRGKHAVVIGRSNIVGKPMAMMLLARNATVTICHSATQDLGALTRQADVIVAAVGKRNILTAGMVKPGAVVIDVGMNRKEDGKLAGDVDFDGVKEVAGWITPVPGGVGPMTRAMLLVNTLEAAERAAK from the coding sequence ATGACCGCCCAACTGATCGATGGCAACGCCCTCGCCAAAACCATTCGCGCCGAGGTTGCCGGCCGCACCGCCGCACTGAAGGCCAAGGGCGTGGACCCGGCCCTTTCCATCATCCTCGTGGGCAGCGACCCGGCCAGCCAGGTCTACACGAAGCACAAGGTCAACGACAGCACCGAAACCGGCCTCGCGGCCACCCTCGAAACCTATCCTGCCGACATGAGCGAGGCCGCGCTGCTGGACCGCATCCGCGCCCTCAACGACGACCCCAAGGTGCACGGCATCCTGGTTCAGCTGCCGCTGCCAAAGCACATGGACAGCCAGAAGGTCATCGAGACGATCTCGCCCGCCAAGGACGTGGACGGCTTCCACGTGGCCAGCGCCGGCGCGCTCATGACCGGCGCGCCGGGCTTCTGGCCCTGCACGCCCTACGGCTGCATGAAGATGCTCGAATCCATCGGCTACGACCTGCGCGGCAAGCATGCGGTGGTCATCGGCCGCAGCAACATCGTCGGCAAGCCGATGGCCATGATGCTGCTGGCCAGGAACGCCACCGTGACCATCTGCCACAGCGCGACGCAAGACCTGGGCGCCCTCACGCGCCAGGCCGACGTGATCGTGGCCGCGGTGGGCAAGCGCAACATCCTGACGGCCGGCATGGTGAAGCCCGGCGCGGTCGTGATCGACGTGGGCATGAACCGCAAGGAAGACGGCAAGCTCGCCGGCGACGTCGACTTCGACGGCGTCAAGGAAGTGGCCGGTTGGATCACGCCCGTGCCCGGCGGCGTCGGCCCCATGACGCGCGCCATGCTGCTCGTCAACACCCTTGAAGCCGCGGAACGCGCCGCCAAGTGA
- a CDS encoding M3 family metallopeptidase: MATKNNPLLDFTDLPLFDRIEPEHVAPAVDILLAEAEAALQTVTAADFPADWNAISKVLDVASERFSRAWGAVGHLNAVADTPELRAAYNEAMPRVTAFWTRLGSDERLYAKYKAIDVATLNPEQRQAHKNAMRNFVLGGAELQGEAKKRFADIQERQAELSQKFSENALDATDAFSYYAALGELEGVPEDVVSAARGAAEAEGKQGYKLTLKMPCYLPVMQFARSSALRETLYRAYVTRASELGDPAFDNTALINEILALREEEAKLLGYRNFGELSVVPKMAESPEQVIKFLRDLAAKAKPYGERDLADLRAFAADQLGITDPQAWDWSYIGEKLKEARYAFSELEVKQYFPAPKVMAGLFKIVETLFEVSIRRDSAPTWHPSVEVYRIERAGQKVGQFYLDPSARAAKRGGAWMDDVRARWLRPDDGMLQTPVAQLVCNFASGVDGKPPLLTHDDVTTLFHEFGHGLHHMLTQVNERDVSGISGVEWDAVELPSQFMENFCWEWDVLRHMTAHVDTGEPLPRALFDKMTAAKNFQSGLQTLRQIEFSLFDMLLHTEYQAAAAQPGGVLALLGKVRTEVAVMPSPPFSRTPNTFSHIFSGGYAAGYYSYKWAEVLSADAYAAFEETVGADGQPNIETGRRYRQAILEAGGSRSAMDSFKAFRGREPQLDALLRHQGMAQTRPA, from the coding sequence ATGGCCACAAAGAACAACCCCCTCCTCGACTTCACCGATCTCCCGCTGTTCGACCGCATCGAGCCCGAACACGTTGCGCCCGCGGTCGACATCCTGCTGGCCGAAGCCGAGGCAGCGCTGCAGACCGTGACGGCGGCCGACTTTCCCGCCGACTGGAACGCGATCTCCAAGGTGCTCGACGTGGCGTCCGAACGCTTCAGCCGCGCCTGGGGCGCCGTGGGCCATCTCAACGCCGTGGCCGACACGCCGGAACTGCGTGCCGCCTACAACGAGGCCATGCCGCGCGTGACCGCCTTCTGGACCCGCCTGGGTTCCGACGAGCGCCTCTATGCCAAGTACAAGGCCATCGACGTGGCCACCCTCAACCCCGAGCAGCGCCAGGCGCACAAGAATGCCATGCGCAACTTCGTGCTGGGCGGCGCGGAACTGCAGGGCGAGGCGAAGAAGCGCTTTGCCGACATCCAGGAACGCCAGGCCGAACTGAGCCAGAAATTCAGCGAGAACGCGCTCGATGCCACCGACGCCTTCTCGTACTACGCGGCGCTGGGCGAGCTCGAGGGCGTGCCCGAAGACGTGGTGAGCGCGGCCCGCGGAGCAGCCGAAGCCGAGGGCAAGCAGGGCTACAAGCTCACGCTCAAGATGCCCTGCTACCTGCCCGTGATGCAGTTCGCCAGGAGCAGCGCGCTGCGCGAAACGCTCTACCGGGCCTACGTCACCCGCGCCAGCGAGCTTGGCGATCCGGCCTTCGACAACACGGCGCTGATCAACGAGATCCTCGCGCTGCGGGAGGAAGAAGCCAAACTGCTCGGCTACAGGAATTTTGGCGAACTCTCGGTCGTGCCCAAGATGGCCGAGTCGCCCGAGCAGGTGATCAAGTTCCTGCGCGATCTCGCGGCCAAGGCCAAGCCGTACGGCGAACGCGACCTGGCCGACCTGCGCGCCTTCGCTGCGGACCAATTGGGCATCACCGATCCGCAGGCGTGGGACTGGAGCTACATCGGCGAAAAACTCAAGGAGGCGCGCTATGCCTTCAGCGAGCTGGAGGTCAAGCAGTACTTCCCGGCGCCCAAGGTGATGGCCGGCCTGTTCAAGATCGTCGAGACGCTGTTCGAGGTTTCGATTCGCCGCGACAGCGCGCCCACCTGGCACCCCAGCGTCGAGGTCTATCGCATCGAGCGCGCCGGGCAGAAGGTCGGCCAGTTCTACCTCGATCCTTCCGCCCGCGCCGCCAAGCGCGGCGGCGCCTGGATGGACGACGTGCGCGCGCGCTGGCTGCGCCCGGACGACGGCATGCTGCAAACACCCGTCGCCCAGCTCGTGTGCAACTTCGCGAGCGGCGTCGACGGCAAGCCGCCGCTGCTCACGCACGACGACGTGACCACCCTGTTCCACGAATTCGGCCACGGCCTGCACCACATGCTCACGCAGGTGAACGAGCGCGACGTGTCGGGCATCAGCGGCGTCGAGTGGGACGCGGTCGAGCTGCCGAGCCAGTTCATGGAAAACTTCTGCTGGGAGTGGGACGTGCTCAGGCACATGACGGCCCACGTCGATACCGGCGAGCCGCTGCCGCGGGCGCTGTTCGACAAGATGACCGCCGCCAAGAACTTCCAGAGCGGCCTGCAGACGCTGCGCCAGATCGAGTTCTCGCTGTTCGACATGCTGCTGCACACCGAATACCAGGCCGCCGCCGCACAGCCGGGCGGCGTGCTCGCGCTGCTGGGCAAGGTGCGCACCGAGGTGGCCGTGATGCCCTCGCCTCCTTTCAGCCGCACGCCGAACACCTTCAGCCATATCTTCTCGGGCGGCTACGCGGCCGGCTACTACAGCTACAAGTGGGCCGAGGTGCTCAGCGCCGACGCCTATGCCGCCTTCGAGGAAACCGTGGGCGCCGACGGCCAGCCGAACATCGAAACCGGCCGCAGGTACCGCCAGGCCATCCTCGAAGCCGGCGGCAGCCGCAGCGCCATGGATTCGTTCAAGGCCTTCCGCGGCCGCGAGCCACAGCTTGATGCGCTGCTGCGACACCAGGGCATGGCACAGACCCGGCCCGCTTGA